One Gimesia aquarii DNA segment encodes these proteins:
- a CDS encoding MotA/TolQ/ExbB proton channel family protein — MSQYLSQLSGLSTFLITVTFGAHVFFFFVLWLWSRRDLRGIASSLDDFTRGLKHRSVLDSTGHLSDQIEAFLADVNETIDSKANPADREVLSQRVHILDEKRRYLNSHFFETSYNICRTMIEAYPLAGVLGTILAMGAALQLNTGSETSSAINSIVSHFGDAIWSTFAGLAAAILLMFLNSILETSFLNLVENRQHVRDTVVRAKRELAFANGGSTEQ; from the coding sequence ATGTCGCAATACTTAAGTCAGCTATCAGGCTTGTCCACATTTCTAATCACGGTCACGTTTGGAGCGCATGTCTTCTTTTTCTTTGTGCTCTGGCTTTGGTCGCGCCGGGATTTGCGGGGAATTGCGTCTTCTCTGGATGATTTTACACGTGGATTAAAACATCGGAGTGTGTTGGATTCCACGGGCCACCTCTCGGATCAGATCGAAGCGTTTCTGGCGGATGTGAATGAAACCATCGATTCCAAGGCCAATCCTGCTGATCGGGAGGTACTCTCACAGCGGGTACACATTCTTGACGAAAAACGACGTTACTTGAACTCACATTTTTTCGAAACCAGTTACAACATCTGTCGTACAATGATCGAAGCCTATCCCCTGGCAGGAGTGTTGGGAACCATACTGGCGATGGGAGCCGCCCTGCAGTTAAATACCGGCTCTGAAACTTCCAGTGCCATTAATTCGATTGTCAGTCATTTTGGCGATGCGATCTGGTCTACGTTTGCCGGCCTTGCTGCGGCCATTCTCTTGATGTTCCTCAATAGTATCCTGGAAACCTCGTTCTTGAATCTGGTTGAGAATCGTCAGCATGTCCGAGATACGGTGGTGCGGGCCAAGCGTGAGCTTGCTTTTGCGAACGGAGGTTCGACAGAGCAATGA
- a CDS encoding 2,3-bisphosphoglycerate-independent phosphoglycerate mutase, with product MPDLHSLMKKLQKKNDSKIVLLVSDGLGGLPLEPGGKTELETANTPNLDALAKKGTLGRSIPVLPGITPGSGPGHLGLFGYDPLEFNIGRGVLEALGIDFELGPDDVAIRGNYCTIDDDGNISDRRAGRIASEIGAELCQKLDKIEIPGVEVFVRHVKEYRLVIVIRGKGLSGNINDTDPQKTGVPPLEPVGADAASQKTAEICKEFMKQAAVILKDDQPANLLTMRGIAKLPEIPTFEEVYGTRAAAIAVYPMYRGLARLVSMDVQDAGQTLESQMDCLEKVWDDHDFFFVHYKYTDSTGEDGNFDAKVAKTEHVDTCIPRITALNPDVLIVTGDHSTPAKMKSHSWHPVPVLLSAENARFDACQSFGEAECIQGGLGQFEAKYLMSMAMAHAGRLEKYGA from the coding sequence ATGCCAGACCTGCACTCGTTAATGAAAAAACTGCAAAAGAAGAATGATTCCAAGATCGTCCTATTGGTTTCTGATGGCCTGGGTGGACTCCCTTTAGAGCCGGGTGGGAAAACTGAGTTGGAAACCGCCAACACTCCGAATCTCGATGCACTGGCCAAAAAAGGAACCTTAGGCCGCAGTATTCCCGTGCTACCAGGAATCACTCCCGGAAGTGGCCCCGGCCATCTCGGGCTCTTTGGTTATGATCCATTGGAATTTAATATTGGTCGCGGTGTACTGGAGGCGTTAGGGATTGATTTTGAATTGGGACCCGATGACGTCGCCATCCGGGGTAACTACTGTACCATCGATGATGACGGAAATATTTCCGACCGTCGTGCGGGACGTATTGCCAGCGAGATTGGCGCCGAGTTGTGTCAAAAACTTGACAAGATCGAAATTCCCGGTGTGGAAGTGTTTGTGCGTCACGTGAAAGAATATCGTCTGGTGATCGTGATTCGTGGCAAAGGGCTCAGCGGAAACATCAATGATACCGACCCACAGAAAACCGGAGTGCCTCCCTTAGAGCCCGTAGGCGCTGATGCAGCCTCTCAAAAGACCGCCGAGATCTGTAAAGAGTTTATGAAACAGGCAGCCGTCATTTTGAAGGACGATCAGCCTGCCAATTTATTAACTATGCGAGGCATCGCAAAGCTACCGGAGATCCCGACGTTTGAAGAAGTCTATGGCACCAGAGCCGCTGCGATTGCCGTTTATCCCATGTATCGTGGATTAGCCCGACTGGTCAGTATGGATGTGCAAGATGCCGGACAGACGCTGGAATCTCAAATGGATTGTCTGGAAAAAGTGTGGGATGATCACGACTTCTTTTTTGTGCATTACAAATACACCGATTCCACAGGGGAAGATGGTAACTTTGATGCCAAAGTTGCCAAGACGGAACATGTCGACACGTGCATTCCCCGGATCACTGCTTTAAATCCGGATGTATTGATTGTGACCGGCGACCATAGCACTCCTGCGAAAATGAAATCGCATAGCTGGCATCCGGTTCCTGTTTTACTCTCAGCTGAAAATGCCCGATTTGATGCCTGCCAGAGTTTTGGCGAAGCGGAATGCATTCAGGGAGGCTTGGGGCAATTTGAAGCCAAGTATCTGATGTCAATGGCGATGGCTCACGCCGGTCGTTTAGAAAAATATGGTGCCTGA